One Paramisgurnus dabryanus chromosome 9, PD_genome_1.1, whole genome shotgun sequence DNA segment encodes these proteins:
- the ankrd67 gene encoding ankyrin repeat domain-containing protein isoform X1 yields MSSVGPNLQWRWLELHDSVSIGNVERRFRTAAGSRQWRIHRRPKPRHSLFDERRLHYAAWEGCLDQVKAILERGVPANCQDPYGWTAVHHASFKGHLALIKFLLQTCQVEVNCQDFFNCTPLHRSCSGGNPETTEFLLQKGASHEARSCSGQTPLHLATADGHLSTARVLLQHLASPNLQDFNKWTPLHWAVLGGWGDVAELLLDNGADVDGGRGVGMTPLQLAVLVGNEAGVRLLIQRGADVNTRGPNGRTALHLCASFGDKKILQHLFKGGARLDIRDGDLASPLHLAARSGSSAVVHLLILNGSGLEDRDNLKMTPLHYSTLRDNVEAAKLLLHYGADVNARERLGQTPLHLASERGTESAARQRCRSVYKEQLERDGRRCWKDTQSALYSSAPSATSDDAEEESGPGCQRNEMTLNYTTVTSAHPT; encoded by the exons ATGTCCAGTGTAGGCCCAAATTTGCAGTGGAGGTGGTTAGAGCTTCATGACTCTGTGTCTATAGGAAATGTGGAGAGAAGGTTCCGGACCGCTGCAGGGTCCAGACAGTGGAGGATCCATCGTCGACCCAAACCCAGACACTCTCTCTTTGATGAGCGCAGGCTTCATTATGCTGCTTGGGAAGGCTGCCTGGATCAGGTCAAGGCCATACTGGAACGTGGAGTTCCTGCTAACTGCCA AGATCCATATGGTTGGACAGCCGTACACCACGCCTCTTTCAAGGGTCATCTCGCCTTGATCAAGTTCCTACTGCAAACATGTCAGGTGGAGGTAAACTGCCAGGACTTCTTTAACTGCACCCCCCTGCACCGCTCCTGTAGCGGAGGAAACCCCGAAACCACAGAGTTTCTCCTCCAGAAAGGTGCGTCACATGAAGCGAGGTCCTGCTCCGGCCAAACACCCCTTCACCTGGCTACAGCTGACGGACACCTGAGCACAGCCCGTGTTCTGCTCCAGCACCTGGCTTCACCAAACCTTCAGGATTTTAATAAGTGGACCCCCCTGCATTGGGCGGTGTTGGGGGGCTGGGGGGACGTAGCAGAGCTCCTGCTGGATAATGGAGCAGATGTAGATGGAGGAAGGGGTGTGGGGATGACTCCCTTGCAACTGGCGGTGCTTGTGGGGAATGAGGCAGGGGTGAGATTGCTGATCCAGAGAGGTGCAGATGTCAATACAAGGGGACCTAATGGGCGGACGGCCCTGCACTTGTGTGCTTCTTTTGGAGACAAAAAG ATCCTCCAACATCTTTTTAAAGGAGGGGCCAGGCTTGACATTAGGGATGGAGACCTAGCTTCTCCACTGCACCTGGCTGCCCGCAGTGGTTCCAGCGCTGTGGTGCATCTTTTGATTCTGAATGGCTCGGGACTTGAAGACAGGGACAATCTCAAAATGACACCACTGCATTACTCGACACTCAGGGACAATGTGGAGGCTGCCAAGCTCTTGCTTCACTATGGAGCAGATGTGAATGCTAGAGAGAGATTAGGGCAGACACCCCTACACCTGGCCTCTGAGAGAG GTACTGAAAGTGCTGCTAGACAAAGGTGCCGATCCGTTTATAAAGAGCAGCTGGAGAGAGACGGCAGAAGATGTTGGAAGGATACACAATCAGCCCTGTATTCTTCAGCTCCTTCAGCAACATCAGATGATGCGGAGGAGGAATCAGGACCAGGATGCCAAAGAAATGAAATGACGCTGAATTATACAACAGTAACTTCTGCTCATCCAACTTGA
- the ankrd67 gene encoding ankyrin repeat domain-containing protein isoform X2, which yields MSSVGPNLQWRWLELHDSVSIGNVERRFRTAAGSRQWRIHRRPKPRHSLFDERRLHYAAWEGCLDQVKAILERGVPANCQDPYGWTAVHHASFKGHLALIKFLLQTCQVEVNCQDFFNCTPLHRSCSGGNPETTEFLLQKGASHEARSCSGQTPLHLATADGHLSTARVLLQHLASPNLQDFNKWTPLHWAVLGGWGDVAELLLDNGADVDGGRGVGMTPLQLAVLVGNEAGVRLLIQRGADVNTRGPNGRTALHLCASFGDKKILQHLFKGGARLDIRDGDLASPLHLAARSGSSAVVHLLILNGSGLEDRDNLKMTPLHYSTLRDNVEAAKLLLHYGADVNARERLGQTPLHLASERGHLKVLKVLLDKGADPFIKSSWRETAEDVGRIHNQPCILQLLQQHQMMRRRNQDQDAKEMK from the exons ATGTCCAGTGTAGGCCCAAATTTGCAGTGGAGGTGGTTAGAGCTTCATGACTCTGTGTCTATAGGAAATGTGGAGAGAAGGTTCCGGACCGCTGCAGGGTCCAGACAGTGGAGGATCCATCGTCGACCCAAACCCAGACACTCTCTCTTTGATGAGCGCAGGCTTCATTATGCTGCTTGGGAAGGCTGCCTGGATCAGGTCAAGGCCATACTGGAACGTGGAGTTCCTGCTAACTGCCA AGATCCATATGGTTGGACAGCCGTACACCACGCCTCTTTCAAGGGTCATCTCGCCTTGATCAAGTTCCTACTGCAAACATGTCAGGTGGAGGTAAACTGCCAGGACTTCTTTAACTGCACCCCCCTGCACCGCTCCTGTAGCGGAGGAAACCCCGAAACCACAGAGTTTCTCCTCCAGAAAGGTGCGTCACATGAAGCGAGGTCCTGCTCCGGCCAAACACCCCTTCACCTGGCTACAGCTGACGGACACCTGAGCACAGCCCGTGTTCTGCTCCAGCACCTGGCTTCACCAAACCTTCAGGATTTTAATAAGTGGACCCCCCTGCATTGGGCGGTGTTGGGGGGCTGGGGGGACGTAGCAGAGCTCCTGCTGGATAATGGAGCAGATGTAGATGGAGGAAGGGGTGTGGGGATGACTCCCTTGCAACTGGCGGTGCTTGTGGGGAATGAGGCAGGGGTGAGATTGCTGATCCAGAGAGGTGCAGATGTCAATACAAGGGGACCTAATGGGCGGACGGCCCTGCACTTGTGTGCTTCTTTTGGAGACAAAAAG ATCCTCCAACATCTTTTTAAAGGAGGGGCCAGGCTTGACATTAGGGATGGAGACCTAGCTTCTCCACTGCACCTGGCTGCCCGCAGTGGTTCCAGCGCTGTGGTGCATCTTTTGATTCTGAATGGCTCGGGACTTGAAGACAGGGACAATCTCAAAATGACACCACTGCATTACTCGACACTCAGGGACAATGTGGAGGCTGCCAAGCTCTTGCTTCACTATGGAGCAGATGTGAATGCTAGAGAGAGATTAGGGCAGACACCCCTACACCTGGCCTCTGAGAGAGGTCACTTAAAG GTACTGAAAGTGCTGCTAGACAAAGGTGCCGATCCGTTTATAAAGAGCAGCTGGAGAGAGACGGCAGAAGATGTTGGAAGGATACACAATCAGCCCTGTATTCTTCAGCTCCTTCAGCAACATCAGATGATGCGGAGGAGGAATCAGGACCAGGATGCCAAAGAAATGAAATGA
- the ccnl1a gene encoding cyclin-L1a isoform X3 → MEASMATGPATTAPVNSEGILIGDKVYSEVFLTIDYSLIPEEKLSPTPSMQDGLDLQTETDLRILGCELIQSAGILLRLPQVAMATGQVLFHRFFYSKSFVKHSFEIVAMACVNLASKIEEAPRRIRDVINVFHHLRQLRGKRSPSPLILDQNYINTKNQVIKAERRVLKELGFCVHVKHPHKIIVMYLQVLECEKNQTLVQTAWVVHDGKCHKEPLNSAPPTT, encoded by the exons ATGGAGGCATCGATGGCCACCGGTCCTGCCACAACTGCGCCTGTTAATAGCGAGGGCATATTAATAGGCGATAAAGTTTATTCCGAAGTCTTCCTCACTATAGATTATTCGTTAATACCAGAAGAAAAGCTCTCCCCGACCCCGTCTATGCAGGATGGCCTAGACCTGCAAACCGAAACCGACCTCCGGATTCTGGGGTGCGAGCTTATCCAGTCTGCCGGGATCCTGCTACGCCTACCGCAG GTTGCCATGGCGACCGGGCAAGTGCTTTTTCATCGCTTCTTCTACTCGAAGTCCTTCGTGAAACACAGTTTTGAG ATTGTTGCCATGGCCTGTGTTAATCTGGCCTCAAAGATTGAAGAAGCCCCTCGGCGAATACGAGACGTCATCAACGTCTTTCATCATTTAAGGCAGCTCCGAGGCAAAAG GAGTCCAAGCCCATTGATTCTTGATCAGAACTACATAAACACCAAAAACCAGGTGATAAAAGCTGAACGGCGCGTGCTGAAGGAGCTTGGCTTCTGCGTACACGTCAAACATCCACACAAG ATTATAGTCATGTACCTGCAAGTGCTTGAATGTGAGAAGAACCAGACGCTGGTCCAGACAGCCTG GGTAGTCCATGATGGTAAGTGTCATAAAGAACCTCTGAACTCTGCTCCTCCAACCACATGA